The following proteins are co-located in the Candidatus Methylomirabilis sp. genome:
- a CDS encoding NFACT family protein — MDAFCLAAIIQELQGVVVGATIDRVVQPDRWSLMLVFQRHRPGGLLLSVKPDAPRVELRPPPRKSSLPSSRFGDLVASKTKEALIEAVEQVGLDRIMAIHMRGGPLSEAAMTLYIEMLGPASNFFLVDRVTGTVIDRLRSASGRTRGKTPGPGEPYQPPFDNSRIDPRFVNEDEFQELVRVRLAEGVEPARVLATCFTGFSSLMATELVARSGLSTLASLDEQARALWKPFHEFMDCVATAAFEPKLLMGSDGEPVGIAAFPLVTVPTDHQVPYSTMAEALAAYHASREQGERLQALQVGLLRRLQSEIGAAERLLAGLGQEAALYRDGELHARKGRLLLANRANIRRGQQTVELADYAEPGTPLLRVELDPACSIEENAQRFFALHRKAKRGAAIVNTRLEEAALRLATLRSLIQKASMANGAGELQWVDAALARMARRRPVQGPAAPRVQRTEGPEPRTFRSSDGFSILVGKSGAGNDRLTWRLARPHDLWLHAQGIRGSHVLVRLAKGKQAPPRTLCEAAQLAAYYSQARGEVKVPVDYVLRKFLRKPRAAAPGAVLLTQEKTITVRPEADLVRRLHTADALSAED; from the coding sequence CGATCGCTGGAGCCTGATGCTGGTATTTCAACGACACCGGCCTGGAGGGTTGCTGCTTTCTGTGAAGCCTGATGCGCCCAGGGTCGAACTACGTCCGCCGCCCCGCAAGTCGTCTTTGCCCTCATCGAGGTTTGGGGACCTCGTCGCCTCAAAAACGAAGGAGGCGCTGATTGAGGCGGTTGAGCAAGTAGGGTTGGACCGAATCATGGCGATACATATGCGCGGCGGCCCGCTGTCTGAGGCGGCCATGACCCTGTATATAGAGATGCTTGGGCCTGCGAGCAACTTTTTCCTCGTCGATCGAGTCACTGGAACGGTCATCGACCGCCTTCGCTCAGCCTCCGGAAGAACGAGGGGCAAGACACCGGGACCGGGCGAGCCGTATCAGCCCCCCTTCGATAACAGCCGCATCGATCCCAGATTTGTCAACGAGGACGAATTTCAAGAACTGGTTCGTGTGCGCCTTGCTGAAGGGGTCGAACCGGCGCGCGTCCTCGCGACCTGCTTTACAGGATTCAGCTCGTTAATGGCGACGGAACTGGTGGCCCGTTCCGGCCTTTCGACACTCGCCTCGCTCGACGAGCAAGCGCGCGCCTTGTGGAAGCCGTTTCACGAGTTCATGGACTGCGTGGCTACCGCTGCCTTCGAACCCAAGCTTCTCATGGGGAGCGATGGGGAGCCGGTCGGCATCGCAGCCTTTCCACTCGTCACGGTTCCTACCGATCACCAGGTTCCTTATTCCACGATGGCTGAGGCGCTTGCTGCCTACCATGCAAGCCGCGAACAGGGTGAGCGGTTGCAGGCCCTTCAGGTTGGGTTGCTGCGCCGTCTGCAGAGTGAGATCGGCGCCGCGGAGCGGCTTTTGGCTGGGCTCGGGCAGGAGGCCGCTCTCTATCGTGATGGCGAGCTCCATGCGCGGAAGGGCCGGCTCCTGCTTGCCAATCGGGCCAATATTCGGCGTGGACAGCAAACGGTCGAACTTGCCGACTACGCTGAGCCGGGAACGCCATTGCTGCGAGTCGAGCTGGACCCCGCATGTTCCATCGAGGAGAATGCTCAACGCTTCTTCGCGCTGCACCGCAAGGCGAAACGCGGAGCGGCTATCGTCAATACGCGTCTTGAAGAGGCAGCCCTGCGACTAGCTACGCTCCGGTCGCTGATCCAGAAAGCGAGCATGGCGAACGGCGCGGGCGAGTTGCAGTGGGTTGATGCCGCCTTGGCCCGTATGGCAAGGCGGAGACCTGTCCAAGGACCGGCAGCGCCGCGCGTTCAACGCACAGAAGGCCCCGAACCGCGCACCTTCCGCTCCTCTGACGGCTTCTCGATCCTGGTCGGCAAGAGTGGAGCGGGCAACGATCGCCTGACCTGGCGGCTTGCCCGACCTCACGATCTGTGGCTTCACGCCCAGGGCATTCGGGGCTCGCATGTCCTCGTGCGCCTGGCGAAAGGAAAGCAGGCCCCACCGCGGACTCTTTGCGAGGCGGCGCAACTCGCCGCCTACTACAGCCAGGCGCGTGGGGAGGTCAAGGTGCCGGTGGACTACGTCCTGCGGAAATTCCTGAGGAAGCCGAGGGCGGCCGCGCCGGGGGCGGTGCTCCTGACGCAGGAGAAGACGATCACGGTTCGGCCCGAGGCTGACCTCGTCCGCCGACTGCATACTGCAGACGCTCTTAGCGCCGAGGATTAA